One Archangium violaceum genomic window, TGGGGCTCGGCGAGGCCGCGCGTCTCCAACAGTTCCTCCTGGACGTGGGCTGGCGCGTGGCGAGGGCCTCCAACGGATTGCTCGGCGTCGTGGGGTGTGTGCGCCGGGAGGAGCGCCAGGCGCTCGCGTCGCTCGAGGAGGCGCTGGGGCCGCTGCACGGGGGCGGCTGAGGGCGGGCCGGGTGCTCGAGCCGCCCGAGGTGCTCAGGTGGGCGACTCGCGCTCGCGGGGACCGAGCCCCCACGGGCCCCGGGTGTTGGTGTCCTCCAACTCGCGCAGCTCCATGCCCCGCATCACGTCCTCCTGGGTGACGGTGCCCACCAGCACGCCCTCGTGCACCACGGGCAGCTGTGGCAGCCGGCGCTGGCCCATCTCCTTCAAGGCCTCCCAGGCGGTGGCGTCCGGGGAGAGCTCGGGCACGGGCACGGCCAGCTCGCGCGCCCGCACCTGGGCTCGCCGTGGCACGGGCACCTGCCGCACGCTCGCCAGCGTCACCAGCCCCACCACGCGCCCCTCCTCCACCACGGGCAGGGCCCTCCGCCGCTCCGTCCGCATGCGCTCGGCCACCTCCTCCAGCGTCGCCCCCGCCTCCACCACCGCCGTGCGCGCCACCATCAGCTCGCGCACGTGCACCCGGTTGAGCAGGGATTGCACCAGCACCTCGCGCGACTCGCCCTCCGCCCCCATGAAGACGAAGAAGGCGATGATGATCAGGATGAAGTTGCCGCCGAGCAGGCCCACCAGCCCGAAGAGCACGGCGAAGCCCTTGCCCACCGCTCCCGCCACCCGCGTGGCACGCACGCGGCCGAGCCTCCCGGTGAGCAGCGCGCGCAGGATGCGGCCCCCGTCCATGGGGAAGGCCGGCAGCAGGTTGAAGACGCCGAGGAAGACGTTGAGGTAGCCCAGGTAGAAGACGGCGAATTGCAGGTTGAAGGAGCGTGCCCCCTCCAGCAGCACGTAGCTGGCCAGGAAGAGCCCGCCCAGCACGAGGCTGGTGACGGGGCCCGCCAGCGCCATGAGCGCCTCGTGCCGCGAGCCCTGGGGCATCCGGCTGATGCGCGACACGCCTCCAATCATCAACAGGGTGATGTCGGAGACCTCGCCTCCCTTGCGCAGGGCGTAGATGGAGTGGGCCAGCTCGTGCACGAGCACGGCGAGGAAGAGCGCCACCGCGAGCCCCAACCCCCATATCAGGGGATGGCCCACGAGCCGCTCGGGGGGCACCTCGGCCGCCTCGGCGGCGCTGCGGAAGGCCTGTCCGAAGAGCCAGGCCAGGAAGGGCAGCACCAACAGGAAGGAGTAGTGCACCCGGATGGGAATGCCCCGCAGGGTGGCGATTTTGAAGGCTCCGCGCACGTGACACCTCTTTGAGGGAAAGGTGGGGTTCCTGGTGGGCGGAACCATCCAGCCGGAGGGCGATGGGATGGCCCCTGGCCGGAGGGCGGGCTGGCCTCGGGAACGGACGGGGCCCGCCCGTCACCTTCAGATGGAGGAGCTGGCGGGCTCGGAGATGCCCTCGAGGGCCTCGCCCACCTTCT contains:
- a CDS encoding site-2 protease family protein, with translation MRGAFKIATLRGIPIRVHYSFLLVLPFLAWLFGQAFRSAAEAAEVPPERLVGHPLIWGLGLAVALFLAVLVHELAHSIYALRKGGEVSDITLLMIGGVSRISRMPQGSRHEALMALAGPVTSLVLGGLFLASYVLLEGARSFNLQFAVFYLGYLNVFLGVFNLLPAFPMDGGRILRALLTGRLGRVRATRVAGAVGKGFAVLFGLVGLLGGNFILIIIAFFVFMGAEGESREVLVQSLLNRVHVRELMVARTAVVEAGATLEEVAERMRTERRRALPVVEEGRVVGLVTLASVRQVPVPRRAQVRARELAVPVPELSPDATAWEALKEMGQRRLPQLPVVHEGVLVGTVTQEDVMRGMELRELEDTNTRGPWGLGPRERESPT